The region AACTCGTTCGGGGattgttattatgtttatgCTTATTATATGTGGAATGTGTATTAAATGGGGGGACCAGGAGGAAATTGGCTTCAGTATTCAATAGAGTGTCTACATGACGATGTAGaataactaaattcatttaaattgattaatcctacaaataattattacaagacACATtacattgatatatttattttcaacatggATATTGATAAATAGCAAAAATGTCGATAAATCCtatttgtaaatgtatttGTGGACCTCCTTGTTTATACAGTTTTTCGCATTCAGAATGGGGGGGTTActacattttgtaattatattttatcacacACAACAAGGGTTTCTAATCGTTCTAGTTGATCACGAGGCCATTTCTTCGTAACTTTTTTAACTTCAAATGATACCCCGGTTGATACCATTACAAGTGATATATAAAAACACGAAATTGGCATGTATACATAAATCAAGTTATtaggtatatatttaatatatctttttggatttcatattaattaagctattatgcaaaattttgcattttatagCGGTAtacatatctaaaatatcggtttttccaattaactttcttttactgttttttaatattagtaaaatttgtattatttacatatgaaactaataaaatgtgattgtaGAATGTCGTGTGTCATTCACCGTGCTTATAATTATCCCACTGTTTTGCTTTTCACTAGAATCGTTATCTATATAATTTGGGATCAAAGAATCACCAAAACTAATACACTACCATATATTCAGTCGCTCACTATGAAAGCAACAGTAAGTGtctgcataaaatttaatatttatttattatcattatatttataggtttttttagtaattatcacTGTTTCAACCGCcttaacagaaaaatattcatatcttGTAAAACGTGAGGCAAATTATTTCCCACCAAATGGACGCGTGGGAGAATGTGGAGCAGTTGAAGGAGCAAGATTTAGTAATGCTCTTGTGGGACAAACATTAGACATTAAAGATGGCCTCAATCTGCCTATTCCAGTACCAGAACCTCTTCTAACACCTCCACTTCCACCCAATAAAGGATCTTtcgttgatttaaatttaagtccaGTTTCCAAACATAGTGAAGGGCTTTTAGGAGGATTTCAAGAAAACCATAATCAATTCGATGTGCACGaagatcaaaatttattaacaggcCGTGTGATTCGGGAGCAAATTCCCGATCCTGTAAATAACGTTGTGCCAGTTCCAGTGCCACATCCAGTTGTAATACCCAAACTTATACCAGTTCCAATTCCCAACCTCCATGAAAATGAAGGTATAGACCCAGTTTTTATATCTACACATTTACCCAATCACCAAATAAAAAGTGTTGGATATGGACATGGTAATAGAGAAGGGTTACCACACCATCATGTGCAACTTCCTGATATTAAAGCTGAATTAGTACCAGTGAATTATCCGATTGTAGTACCGAAATATATACctgttgaaattattgaaaaagttCCTGTTCCCGTTTATGTTCCAGGTGGCCACTTAAAAAGTTTTGGAACTTGGAGAGGCAAAgtctgattataattttaaatttctttattgttgATGACtaagtttgtatttatttaatccaataaaaactattacaaaattacatcTTTTTTATAACTTGCAATTGTTGTTGTATTGATTGAacgaatgaataaaatatttataaaagatcttgagttgttgaaaaaatagaagtagaattgtgttaataatatgttttacagagatttccatttttttttcaaacaaaatttatgtgttttacatgtataatttaaataactactgtcgctaaattttatttatttcttataattttttattttcatttacaatattgatatttaatttatttgtttaaaataaatatcaataataaataaattaaataatagtaattacaaaattatataacatgaaaacctaatgtatacatttttttaatatgttacacTCGaggctatttaatttttgtatgcaacaacatttaaagaataccatttatagaaacagattACAAATGGTGAGTGAGTTAtaagttacaataaaaaataatgttcaaagaaacaataaatgaaaaacaagagTGATGATCTTTTTTGAACAAACCAAAGatgtatttttgaattcataGATGCAAATTCTGATTTCGTCTTTTTACAACGAAATGTATGCTATAATGTTAATaactattcttattttattgttttaattttaatctacaaaaataaattaatggcaaaattgttcataaaataaagttttaaaaaagtaactgaGTGTTGTGAATCATGActgttaactatttatttaacagcatgaaagtaaatacaattaataattattattaaatagaacatTACATACTGATAACATTTAAGTAATTGTCGTATATcgttaaatttcaactcataGGCACGAACAATTTCCAATCACTcgatcttttttattatatttgttcataacatttaaaatgttttaatatgtactATTTTACGTTTCGTAAATACTTggttttgttatgaaaatagtttattttatttcttgtatgtaatattttaaatatttttaaaatatattacaatagctcaagtactaatttaaaatatttttaaaataattcaaaataatattaattaagattattttaatatttaatttaattacttaatcgctttaaatattgtaattgttttaacaatttcaacaaaacacaaaaaatattctctgAATAACTAAagctaaaattagttaataatttggtGTATTTCAATCCTTACAGTCCTGTTTATAGTATAGAATGTTATTCTGTAATTTCGATACACTTCTGACAGTGTCAATACTTATACTAATTCAGTTTTTGAACCAAAACGATACACGGTAACAGAATGTGACGCTTCggaaagtggcagaccactt is a window of Aethina tumida isolate Nest 87 chromosome 7, icAetTumi1.1, whole genome shotgun sequence DNA encoding:
- the LOC109608912 gene encoding uncharacterized protein LOC109608912; the encoded protein is MKATVFLVIITVSTALTEKYSYLVKREANYFPPNGRVGECGAVEGARFSNALVGQTLDIKDGLNLPIPVPEPLLTPPLPPNKGSFVDLNLSPVSKHSEGLLGGFQENHNQFDVHEDQNLLTGRVIREQIPDPVNNVVPVPVPHPVVIPKLIPVPIPNLHENEGIDPVFISTHLPNHQIKSVGYGHGNREGLPHHHVQLPDIKAELVPVNYPIVVPKYIPVEIIEKVPVPVYVPGGHLKSFGTWRGKV